In the genome of Vicia villosa cultivar HV-30 ecotype Madison, WI linkage group LG7, Vvil1.0, whole genome shotgun sequence, one region contains:
- the LOC131616350 gene encoding pentatricopeptide repeat-containing protein At3g04760, chloroplastic-like — MTTFSTEFLSHTLNFRNHPNRTSRHSNPNSIVTSSTPLLNEGNTNNNRRTPINQEQFRVNETRPKLVQNCDFRDKNSIKALYKSCKLAKYDESLYLLQRMVNRGYKPDVILCTQLIKGFFNSKKIEKAIQIMEILEKHGEPNVFAYNAVLNGFCKADRVDAANKVLDKMKKRGFFPNVVTYTILIGNFCKRGKLDLALRVMDQLLKENCKPTVITYTILIEATIIERGIDEALKLLDDMSSRGLQPNAYTYNVVVNGMCRKGMLDRAFEYLSSISSKGCVAGVSTYNILLKSLLNEGKWEAGERLMSDMLDKGCEPSSVMYNTLIGSLCCNGKIDEAVNVLKSMKKSGLAPNVATYNYLIEATIIKGGIDEAMKLLDEMLSRGLRPNVHTYNVVVNGMCREGLLDRTFEYLDKMISDGRLPDISCYDSILASLCKNGHVGEALHILKKLSEVGCPPDASSYNTLFDALWSSGNEIRALWMILEMLSKGIDPNEITYNSLISCLCIDGLVDQAIELLVDMMESRKFQPTVITYNAVIHGLCKVQRVIDAIEVLAAMNQRGCLPNETTYTLLIRGIGIGGWRNDAMELANSLVNMDAISQDSFKRLNKTFLANDAHNELAISE; from the coding sequence ATGACAACATTTTCAACTGAATTCTTGTCACACACTCTCAATTTCAGAAACCACCCAAACCGCACCTCTCGCCACTCAAATCCCAACTCCATCGTCACTTCCTCAACCCCACTTCTAAACGAAGGCAACACTAATAATAATCGAAGAACACCAATCAACCAAGAACAATTCAGAGTCAATGAAACAAGGCCAAAACTTGTTCAAAATTGCGACTTTCGAGACAAAAATTCCATCAAAGCTCTCTACAAGTCATGCAAATTAGCTAAGTACGATGAGTCTCTCTACTTACTTCAGCGAATGGTTAATAGGGGTTATAAACCTGATGTTATTCTTTGCACACAATTGATTAAGGGTTTTTTCAATTCTAAGAAAATCGAGAAAGCTATTCAAATTATGGAGATTTTGGAAAAGCACGGTGAGCCTAATGTTTTCGCTTATAATGCTGTTCTAAATGGGTTTTGTAAAGCTGATAGAGTTGATGCTGCTAATAAGGTGCTTGATAAAATGAAAAAGAGAGGTTTTTTTCCTAATGTTGTTACTTACACTATTCTTATTGGGAATTTTTGTAAGAGGGGTAAACTTGATTTGGCTTTAAGGGTTATGGATCAGTTGTTGAAAGAAAATTGTAAACCAACTGTTATAACTTATACTATTTTGATTGAAGCAACTATTATTGAACGTGGTATTGATGAAGCTTTGAAGCTTTTGGATGACATGTCATCGAGAGGGCTTCAACCTAATGCGTATACTTACAATGTTGTTGTTAATGGTATGTGTAGAAAAGGGATGTTGGATAGAGCTTTTGAGTATCTTAGTAGTATAAGTAGTAAGGGCTGTGTTGCTGGTGTGAGTACTTATAACATTCTGTTGAAGAGTCTTTTGAATGAAGGGAAATGGGAAGCTGGGGAACGTTTGATGTCGGATATGTTGGATAAAGGTTGTGAGCCGAGTTCTGTGATGTACAACACTTTGATTGGTTCGCTTTGTTGTAATGGAAAAATTGATGAGGCTGTGAATGTGTTGAAGAGTATGAAGAAGAGCGGTTTGGCTCCCAATGTTGCAACTTATAATTATCTTATTGAAGCAACTATTATCAAAGGTGGTATCGACGAAGCTATGAAGCTTTTGGATGAGATGTTGTCGAGAGGGCTTCGACCTAATGTGCATACTTACAATGTTGTTGTTAATGGAATGTGTAGAGAAGGGTTGTTGGATAGAACTTTTGAGTATTTGGATAAAATGATATCAGATGGTCGTTTGCCTGATATTAGTTGCTATGACTCGATCTTGGCTTCTCTGTGTAAGAATGGACATGTTGGTGAAGCTTTGCACATCTTGAAGAAGCTCAGTGAAGTGGGCTGTCCTCCAGATGCAAGTTCTTATAATACATTGTTTGATGCATTGTGGAGCAGCGGCAATGAAATTAGAGCGTTATGGATGATTCTAGAGATGTTAAGCAAAGGCATTGATCCTAATGAGATCACCTATAATTCACTTATTTCTTGCTTGTGCATAGATGGATTGGTGGATCAGGCAATTGAGTTGCTGGTTGACATGATGGAGAGTCGCAAGTTTCAGCCTACTGTTATTACTTACAATGCTGTTATTCATGGATTGTGCAAGGTGCAAAGAGTCATAGATGCTATTGAGGTGCTTGCTGCTATGAATCAGAGAGGATGCTTGCCAAATGAAACAACCTACACATTGTTGATTCGAGGGATTGGTATTGGAGGATGGCGAAATGACGCTATGGAGTTGGCTAACTCACTTGTTAACATGGATGCTATTTCGCAAGATTCATTCAAACGTTTGAATAAAACGTTTCTTGCGAATGATGCGCACAACGAGCTCGCAATATCAGAATGA
- the LOC131619905 gene encoding uncharacterized protein LOC131619905 — FVIIIQFWESERSPSSSYAKYLLLGPLGNQFCSWKQPKPPSPKSIWGRGRNKPFHLFSLSKSHPHQKRLTTTSIISLHKPNHPHPPSSTTTMMWEREYDEHHHHHHTASLKPKDYYKILEVDYDVDDNAICSNYICLALKWHPDKQKDHNSATSMFQDINKAYQVKIGL; from the exons tttgttatcATTATTCAGTTTTGGGAATCTGAAAGATCCCCTTCCTCTTCATACGCAAAGTATTTACTGCTTGGACCATTGGGAAATCAATTTTGTTCTTGGAAACAACCAAAACCACCTTCACCAAAATCGATTTGGGGAAGAGGAAGAAACAAGCCGTTTCACCTATTCTCCCTCTCCAAATCACACCCACATCAAAAACGCCTCACCACAACTTCTATCATTTCTCTTCACAAACCAAACCACCCTCACCCTCCATCTTCAACCACAACCATGATGTGGGAACGTGAATACGATGAACACCATCACCACCACCACACCGCCTCTCTAAAACCTAAG GATTATTACAAGATACTGGAAGTAGATTATGATGTTGATGACAATGCTATTTGCTCTAATTACATTTGTCTTGCTCTC AAATGGCACCCGGATAAGCAGAAAGACCATAACTCTGCTACGTCCATGTTTCAAGATATAAACAAGGCATATCAGG TGAAGATTGGTCTGTAG
- the LOC131616351 gene encoding uncharacterized protein LOC131616351 encodes MRQGAERSVQDYPRGPYDPSLLKHYDSHVTPHVWAGEERPTLKSMNHARKIFDLVQPREDWFREVILGSRLAGLCCSGYGTINLECKGILREMAQENLIFPLSS; translated from the exons ATGAGGCAGGGTGCCGAGAGATCTGTCCAGGATTACCCAAGAGGGCCTTATGACCCCTCCCTTTTGAAACATTATGACTCCCATGTCACTCCGCATGTTTGGGCAGGAGAG GAAAGGCCAACCCTAAAGTCCATGAACCATGCGCGGAAAATATTTGATCTTGTTCAGCCCCGGGAGGATTGGTTCAGGGAGGTCATTCTTGGCTCCAGACTTGCCGGACTATGCTGTTCCGGTTATGGGACTATCAACCTGGAATGCAAGGGCATTTTGCGAGAGATGGCACAAGAAAACCTCATTTTTCCACTTTCCTCTTAG